In Calditrichota bacterium, a single window of DNA contains:
- a CDS encoding type III pantothenate kinase: MYLMAVDIGNTNVVIGIFQDDKIIYHWRISSKVPRTEDEFWIFVNSLFQTHAVKIGEISYAIISSVVPDLTQPFMNLMKKYFKVDPLVVDADLDTGLKLLVDNPASVGADRICNCVAGFQKYGGPLVVLDFGTATTFDVVTKKCEFIGGIIAPGIEMTATILHQLAAKLPKVELKFPKNVVGKNTETNIQAGLMYGTVELIDGLIRRIEEELNEKVKVVATGGLADVVSPHLKTTVAIEPDLTLLGMRLIFERLS, encoded by the coding sequence ATGTATTTGATGGCGGTGGATATCGGCAATACCAACGTGGTGATCGGTATTTTTCAGGACGATAAAATCATTTATCACTGGCGCATCAGTAGCAAAGTGCCGCGCACTGAAGACGAGTTCTGGATTTTTGTCAATTCTCTTTTTCAAACGCACGCTGTTAAAATTGGGGAAATCAGTTACGCCATCATATCTTCCGTGGTGCCGGATTTGACGCAGCCATTTATGAATTTAATGAAAAAGTATTTCAAAGTTGACCCGTTGGTCGTGGATGCGGATCTGGACACAGGCCTCAAGCTGCTGGTCGATAACCCGGCTTCTGTGGGCGCTGATCGAATTTGTAATTGTGTCGCCGGATTTCAGAAATACGGCGGTCCGCTGGTAGTTCTCGACTTTGGCACGGCGACTACATTTGATGTGGTCACGAAAAAGTGCGAGTTCATCGGCGGAATAATTGCTCCCGGCATTGAGATGACAGCCACGATTTTGCACCAATTAGCGGCGAAATTGCCCAAGGTGGAATTGAAATTTCCCAAAAACGTTGTCGGAAAAAATACGGAAACCAATATTCAGGCCGGACTCATGTACGGGACGGTTGAATTGATTGACGGCTTGATTCGTCGTATCGAAGAAGAGTTGAACGAAAAAGTCAAAGTCGTCGCCACCGGCGGGTTGGCAGATGTCGTCAGTCCACATCTGAAAACGACCGTCGCAATCGAGCCGGATTTGACGCTGCTGGGAATGAGACTCATTTTTGAACGATTGTCATAA
- a CDS encoding T9SS type A sorting domain-containing protein → MAGQGAYNVNGPPVVGINCSKKFVIYGFNFERIVGCMLENTSHMTENIMLRHALNWPRKWSFNVYTEVDAWRNLKQRQRNEWEIFVLTDVVNYPSFRTDPEAFLMAPGFAQIGTAHYPPNAAYNYGWHWINESFYNDSRWVAVSGQWSLGNGVYSADGGYGKSLMYDSPDRPYFASNFVMESDIKIHSASSTEGAGFIFRYNKYSSSANSGSGYYVGFNPELSKVIAAKINNNFSVIDSSQVDFSADEWHHIKIVAMRDSISVFLDDMSFPVLVVEDTSFYDGAFGFATYQTEVSFDNLFVNTYAITYADAWYNYPDFSFSSSRMVNSYDWAGRQDDWFCWWFEHIPKNSGTHDGGILNSWWPYILDINRFDQAMGYSNIIFPDKDNQPPDPPLNLTARVNSTHSIALYWQEPFDNIGVTRYEIYRDNKMIQQVSRTQFTDTGLKPGAIYTYTVKARDGSANVSEGVSLTVQTEGGTNYDLINGDFELSSENLPFCWIYEAFNNVAVFQWEAGTGRNNSHCVSIDIPSDQLDDARWIQEIQLLPNKTYKLTGWIKGENITLVQGNIGANLCVMGGFEHSPSLSGTFDWQKTELEFTTPANGIVTIGCRLGFYGSILHGKAWFDDLTLTLLDSTVQFAGNVKYDHSQKPIPDADIYVDDQAICTTNSAGQFSASDISVGTHTVSVMKEKTEDTAISGADVLMLMKNLAFLITLNDDQKIAADVTKDGDLSGADVQAMMRHLAFFTTNTSHTGEWRFFPEDTTIDFSEDTNVDFVGYLLGDVNLSWSNSALLSKNGRNGTIFDLKFGAPEQSETAEISIPLILNTSDEKMNTLLFSMTYPASALKFKRVEWTRSLSSFQKVINSEKEGKLHLAMAGVTGISFNEAIGYLVFEKNAVQRNQLELQFTRAIVNDKELKDLPILILNQNPTHVPDKFALQQNFPNPFNSMTIIQYQLPQKSEVDIAIYNCLGQRIKTLICGKREAGCYQIIWNGKDEHGKEVGSGIYFYYLKTRNHIIGKKMVVIQ, encoded by the coding sequence ATGGCAGGTCAGGGCGCTTATAATGTCAATGGACCTCCAGTAGTTGGTATTAATTGTTCAAAAAAGTTTGTTATTTACGGATTCAATTTTGAGAGAATAGTAGGGTGTATGCTTGAAAATACCAGTCACATGACTGAAAACATCATGTTGCGTCATGCGCTGAATTGGCCTCGCAAATGGAGTTTTAATGTTTATACTGAAGTGGATGCCTGGCGAAATCTGAAACAAAGGCAACGAAATGAATGGGAAATTTTTGTATTAACAGATGTGGTGAATTATCCATCTTTTCGCACAGACCCTGAAGCATTTCTTATGGCACCCGGTTTTGCGCAAATTGGAACAGCTCATTATCCCCCCAATGCTGCTTATAATTATGGTTGGCATTGGATTAATGAAAGTTTTTATAATGACAGTCGCTGGGTTGCTGTTAGCGGACAATGGAGTTTGGGCAATGGTGTTTACAGCGCAGATGGCGGATATGGAAAAAGTTTGATGTATGATTCCCCAGATCGCCCTTATTTCGCTTCAAATTTTGTAATGGAATCGGATATAAAAATTCATAGTGCTTCTTCTACTGAAGGAGCAGGCTTTATTTTTCGCTATAATAAATATTCTTCTTCTGCTAATTCAGGAAGTGGTTATTATGTTGGCTTTAATCCGGAATTAAGCAAAGTCATTGCAGCAAAAATTAACAACAATTTTTCTGTCATCGACTCATCTCAAGTTGATTTTAGCGCAGATGAGTGGCATCATATCAAAATTGTTGCCATGAGGGATTCCATTTCTGTGTTTTTAGATGACATGAGTTTCCCTGTTTTGGTGGTGGAGGATACCTCATTCTACGATGGGGCTTTTGGATTTGCGACTTATCAAACTGAAGTTAGTTTTGACAATCTCTTTGTGAACACCTATGCTATTACTTATGCCGATGCCTGGTATAACTACCCTGATTTTTCGTTTTCATCGTCAAGAATGGTTAATTCTTACGATTGGGCTGGCAGACAGGACGATTGGTTCTGTTGGTGGTTCGAACACATTCCAAAAAATTCAGGGACTCATGATGGTGGGATTTTAAATTCGTGGTGGCCCTATATTTTAGACATTAATCGCTTCGATCAAGCAATGGGCTATAGCAATATTATTTTTCCTGACAAGGATAACCAACCGCCAGATCCTCCGCTTAACCTGACTGCCCGGGTCAACTCTACACATTCTATAGCTTTATATTGGCAAGAGCCATTTGACAATATTGGTGTAACGAGATATGAAATTTATCGAGACAACAAAATGATCCAGCAAGTAAGTCGGACTCAATTCACTGACACTGGCCTCAAGCCGGGAGCAATCTACACCTACACGGTCAAGGCGCGTGATGGCTCGGCAAATGTCTCAGAAGGGGTGAGTTTGACTGTTCAGACGGAAGGTGGGACGAATTATGATCTCATAAATGGCGATTTTGAACTAAGTAGTGAGAACTTGCCTTTTTGCTGGATTTACGAGGCATTCAATAATGTCGCTGTTTTCCAATGGGAGGCAGGAACAGGAAGAAACAATTCTCATTGCGTTAGTATCGATATTCCTTCTGATCAGTTAGATGATGCTCGCTGGATACAGGAAATTCAGCTTTTGCCCAATAAAACTTACAAATTAACTGGCTGGATCAAAGGGGAAAATATCACGCTGGTGCAGGGGAATATCGGAGCGAATCTTTGTGTGATGGGTGGTTTTGAGCATAGTCCGTCACTTTCCGGCACTTTTGATTGGCAAAAAACGGAATTAGAATTTACGACTCCAGCAAATGGAATCGTAACCATTGGCTGCAGACTGGGTTTTTATGGCAGTATTTTGCATGGCAAAGCCTGGTTTGATGATTTGACTTTGACTTTACTGGATTCAACTGTTCAATTTGCCGGTAATGTGAAATATGACCATAGTCAAAAACCGATACCTGATGCTGATATTTATGTCGATGATCAGGCGATTTGCACAACTAACTCTGCCGGTCAATTTTCTGCTTCGGATATTTCAGTTGGGACGCACACAGTCTCTGTAATGAAAGAAAAAACAGAGGACACTGCGATCAGCGGAGCAGATGTCCTGATGTTAATGAAAAATCTGGCATTTTTGATCACTTTGAATGATGACCAGAAAATCGCGGCAGATGTAACAAAGGACGGCGATCTTAGCGGCGCAGACGTGCAGGCGATGATGCGGCATCTGGCATTTTTTACTACAAATACCTCCCACACTGGCGAATGGCGATTTTTTCCTGAAGATACAACGATCGATTTCAGCGAAGATACTAATGTTGATTTTGTCGGATATTTGCTCGGCGACGTCAATTTGAGTTGGTCAAATTCAGCATTACTGTCCAAAAACGGAAGGAATGGAACTATTTTCGATCTAAAATTCGGCGCTCCGGAGCAGTCGGAAACAGCAGAAATTTCCATCCCATTAATCCTGAATACTTCTGACGAAAAGATGAATACACTTCTGTTCTCGATGACTTACCCGGCTTCGGCGTTGAAATTCAAGCGAGTTGAATGGACACGAAGTTTGAGCAGTTTTCAGAAAGTGATCAATAGCGAAAAAGAAGGAAAATTGCATCTAGCGATGGCAGGGGTTACAGGAATTTCTTTCAATGAAGCGATCGGATATTTAGTTTTTGAAAAGAATGCTGTGCAAAGAAATCAGCTTGAATTGCAATTCACAAGAGCGATAGTCAATGACAAGGAACTGAAAGACTTGCCAATTCTCATTCTGAACCAAAATCCGACTCATGTGCCTGACAAATTTGCCTTGCAGCAAAATTTCCCCAATCCATTTAATTCGATGACCATCATTCAATATCAATTGCCGCAAAAAAGTGAGGTTGATATTGCTATTTACAATTGCCTTGGTCAAAGGATTAAGACGTTGATTTGCGGAAAAAGGGAGGCGGGATGTTATCAAATCATCTGGAATGGCAAAGATGAACATGGAAAAGAGGTTGGATCAGGAATTTATTTTTACTATCTGAAGACTAGAAATCATATTATCGGCAAAAAAATGGTGGTCATCCAGTAA